From Vigna unguiculata cultivar IT97K-499-35 chromosome 5, ASM411807v1, whole genome shotgun sequence, the proteins below share one genomic window:
- the LOC114184850 gene encoding epsin-3-like: MATPLFRDFKKQASFFLKEKFKTARLALTDVTPAELMTEEVTRGNPWAPDSPTLRSISRAAFELDDYWRIVEILHKRLLKFERKNWRASYNSLIVVEHLLTHGPESVAEEFQSDKDVISQMKDFHYTDDSGFNWGVTVRKKSERILKLMEEGTLLKEERNRARNLSRGIQGFGSFSQRSTQEQGVLHEKSLPTTFDRSNSDFNNGQSQENQSFGSHHFLDTAAVKSPTPSHEGGFLKSQDDCVEPESYLHDHGNAQMHQKFETSSKEMMTPCKEFHLWNLKGESNPLLDGNQENDSRLGMFTAEDDHPFNSKEMHSTSSLLPSG; the protein is encoded by the exons ATGGCCACACCTTTGTTCCGTGATTTTAAAAAGCAAGCTTCTTTCTTCCTCAAGGAAAAATTCAAGACTGCTAGGTTGGCTCTCACTGATGTTACTCCAGCAGAACT CATGACAGAAGAAGTTACCAGAGGAAATCCATGGGCCCCGGATTCTCCAACACTTAGATCAATTTCAAGGGCTGCTTTTGAGCTTGATGATTATTGGAGGATTGTAGAGATTCTGCACAAAAG ACTCCTTAAATTTGAGAGGAAGAATTGGAGGGCATCTTACAATTCTCTGATTGTGGTGGAGCACCTGTTGACTCATGGACCAGAAAGTGTTGCAGAGGAATTTCAGAGTGACAAAGATGTAATTAGTCAGATGAAAGATTTTCATTATACTGATGACAGTGG GTTCAATTGGGGTGTAACTGTTAGAAAAAAATCAGAACGGATTTTGAAACTCATGGAAGAAGGAACTCTCCTTAAGGAAGAAAGAAACCGTGCTCGGAACCTGTCCAGAGGAATTCAAGGTTTTGGAAGTTTCAGTCAAAGGTCAACTCAAGAACAAGGAGTTCTGCATGAAAAATCATTGCCAACCACATTTGACAGATCTAACTCTGATTTCAACAACGGTCAAAGTCAGGAAAACCAGTCATTTGGCTCACACCATTTTCTGGACACAGCAGCAGTTAAATCTCCTACTCCTAGTCATGAGGGGGGATTTTTGAAGTCTCAAGATGATTGTGTAGAGCCAGAGAGCTACTTGCATGATCATGGAAACGCTCAAATGCATCAGAAATTTGAGACAAGCTCTAAAGAAATGATGACACCTTGCAAGGAATTCCATCTATGGAACTTGAAAGGGgaatccaatccacttttggaTGGTAACCAAGAGAATGATTCCAGACTTGGTATGTTCACAGCCGAAGATGATCACCCCTTTAACTCCAAAGAAATGCATTCCACTTCTTCCCTTCTTCCTTCTGGATGA
- the LOC114185225 gene encoding protein TRM32-like, producing the protein MGKDLISSDQTAIQIQDNNPGCMWGMLKILDYHRWRVKKVFPHKRRRHATYKKKTILYNRLEDQQDGVTEAEPLLVKQHSEKLHAASKSSPKYNQKETRTGKEFNKENFKGRDTMDYSRKNQASSEYELRVEKDGKTTEGYLNHRPTETNKHNGDISYKFEKHSDVFEFLRVEKDLLLKFLRDMDFSGKKLHQPSQTNARLTKCGSFPLASTSQMRNISSRSLKHKQNEIYPKGEKLFAVTQESNMSRSSFVKDASYEKPRTLVSDIGVDSAVKQKAIISSRSSQESNHRGWNQLVLHQFKAIKQKIKHALVEFRKSGNQTPAEAIQRRASPEYSIINNEEEISQSLEDGVVQEYKRSKSSNETKASDYDANKHDARLMRRTSSLNESLDRYTQLFEKSFSKEAKWQSSKSKSLKLTHEDRIHKSAHVPKFSRSNLSMPNLETLGFIVQEALFDANDVGNTEETYDRVHRKSVSLPLKMDKSLDNFKEVEIVETDKALEKIDEVTCDQKEDMDEAEVGDEKEEMSNMTAYLSREVMATLETSCEDNITSHEEGTDLYTQVSTLDELEADLSDKGSVWPQSSSNRNASGITAEDTDYPSNFKYVKNVLEYSGFLGNEHTQMRYTIDQPLKPSLFKDLEASLRHEIEPSEEDTTNPYDHQLIFNLVNEVLLEIYGRSPTYFPRPFSFNPRLHAMPKGHYLLHEVWNSVNSYTTLRPELDQTLDDVVGRDLAKGRGWMILQEEEEYVALELEEMIMDDLFDEFIFS; encoded by the exons ATGGGAAAGGACCTGATTTCTTCCGACCAGACCGCTATTCAAATTCAGGACAATAATCCAGGATGCATGTGGGGCATGCTTAAAATTCTTGATTACCATCGTTGGCGCGTAAAAAAGGTGTTTCCCCACAAAAGGAGAAGACATGCCACAT ATAAGAAAAAAACCATTTTGTATAACCGACTTGAAGACCAACAAGATGGGGTTACGGAAGCAGAACCCCTTCTC GTCAAACAGCACAGCGAAAAATTGCATGCAGCTAGCAAAAGTTCTCCCAAATATAACCAAAAGGAAACACGAACTGGGAAAGAGTTTAACAAAGAAAACTTCAAAGGCAGAGATACCATGGACTACTCGAGGAAAAACCAGGCCAGTAGTGAGTATGAACTTCGTGTGGAAAAAGATGGCAAGACAACAGAAGGTTACCTTAATCATAGGCCTACGGAAACAAACAAGCATAATGGAGACATTTCCTATAAATTTGAGAAACATTCTGATGTTTTTGAGTTTCTTAGGGTGGAGAAGgatttattacttaaatttctGCGAGACATGGACTTCAGTGGGAAAAAACTCCATCAACCTTCCCAAACCAACGCAAGATTGACAAAATGTGGCTCATTTCCTTTAGCCTCAACTTCACAGATGAGGAACATTAGCTCTAGGTCCTTAAAGCACAAGCAAAACGAAATTTATCCAAAGGGAGAAAAATTGTTTGCTGTTACGCAGGAATCAAACATGTCAAGGTCCAGTTTTGTGAAAGATGCTTCTTACGAGAAGCCACGAACTTTGGTGAGTGATATTGGTGTTGATAGTGCCGTGAAACAGAAAGCAATCATTTCTTCAAGGTCTTCTCAGGAATCAAATCACAGAGGGTGGAATCAGTTGGTTCTTCATCAATTTAAAGCTATAAAGCAGAAGATAAAACATGCTCTTGTGGAATTCAGAAAAAGTGGTAACCAAACTCCTGCTGAAGCTATCCAACGCAGAGCTTCACCTGAATATAGCATTATCAATAATGAGGAAGAGATCTCACAATCTTTAGAAGATGGCGTGGTTCAAGAATACAAAAGGAGCAAAAGCTCAAATGAAACTAAAGCTTCTGATTATGATGCCAACAAACATGATGCCCGGCTCATGCGGAGAACATCTTCTCTGAATGAATCATTGGATAGATATACTCAGTTGTTCGAGAAAAGCTTCAGCAAAGAAGCTAAGTGGCAAAGCTCAAAGTCTAAAAGCTTAAAATTGACACACGAGGATCGGATCCACAAGAGTGCACATGTTCCTAAGTTTTCAAGAAGCAATTTGTCTATGCCTAATCTCGAGACTTTAGGCTTCATTGTACAAGAGGCACTTTTTGATGCAAATGATGTAGGGAATACCGAGGAAACTTATGATCGTGTTCATAGAAAATCAGTGAGTCTTCCTTTGAAGATGGACAAATCACTAGATAATTTTAAAGAGGTTGAGATTGTGGAAACAGATAAGGCTTTGGAGAAAATTGATGAAGTTACCTGTGACCAAAAGGAGGACATGGATGAGGCAGAAGTGGGGGATGAAAAAGAGGAAATGAGTAATATGACTGCCTATCTCAGCAGGGAGGTGATGGCAACTCTAGAAACTAGCTGCGAGGACAACATAACCAGCCACGAAGAAG GCACAGACTTGTACACCCAAGTCTCTACATTGGACGAATTGGAAGCTGATTTATCAGATAAAGGAAGTGTATGGCCACAGTCTTCATCCAACAGAAATGCAAGTGGAATAACAGCTGAAGATACAGATTACCCTTCCAATttcaaatatgtaaaaaatgttCTTGAATATTCGGGATTCTTGGGAAATGAGCACACTCAGATGCGATACACAATAGACCAGCCACTAAAGCCATCCTTGTTCAAAGATTTGGAAGCGAGTTTGCGCCATGAAATAGAACCCTCTGAAGAAGACACAACCAACCCTTATGATCACCAACTCATTTTTAACTTGGTGAACGAGGTGCTGCTCGAAATTTATGGAAGGTCACCAACTTACTTCCCAAGACCGTTCTCCTTCAACCCCCGCCTCCATGCAATGCCCAAAGGGCACTATCTTCTGCATGAAGTGTGGAATAGTGTTAATTCATACACGACCTTGAGACCTGAGCTAGATCAGACATTAGATGATGTTGTGGGTCGTGATTTGGCAAAAGGAAGAGGGTGGATGATCCTTCAAGAGGAAGAGGAGTATGTAGCACTTGAACTAGAAGAGATGATAATGGATGATCTGTTTGATGAGTTTATCTTCTCATGA